In Acanthopagrus latus isolate v.2019 chromosome 17, fAcaLat1.1, whole genome shotgun sequence, the following are encoded in one genomic region:
- the LOC119005921 gene encoding double-strand-break repair protein rad21 homolog A-like: MFYAHFVLSKRGPLAKIWLAAHWDKKLTKAHVFECNLESSVESIISPKVKMALRTSGHLLLGVVRIYHRKAKYLLADCNEAFIKIKMAFRPGVVDLPEENREAAYNAITLPEEFHDFDQPLPDLDDIDVAQQFTLNQSRVEEITMREDVGNLSLLQDNDFADFGMDDREMMRDASTFEEDIMHGATASNLLLEAEPGPANLPDKSNHMEYDDFGDGSMGNSDGGMLVDKLLSSEDGGGIFDDPPAITESVMMPPDHGDDEDDFDNLQSPGPDSPDSGPAEPLPAMADQTEQTTLVHNEEEAFALEPIDITVKETKAKRKRKLIVDSVKELDSKTIRAQLSDYSDIVTTLDLAPPTKKLMMWKETGGVEKLFSLPAQPLWNTRLLKMFTRCLTPLVPDELRKRRKGGEADSLDEFLKELENPEVPREEVLGQHRDVIDQTIMEEPSMLAASAMEGSRTTLDETVMPPPSTPRGVKRKTLDKEGTLPMASLEQQQQQVADRSVVSQRLDLPQVDLPPEETSLSLTQLVPELDLLGEKSKDKKDESDEEEEEEGQAGDQDQEEKRWNKRTQQMLHGLQRVMAKTGADSISLLELCRNNNKKQAAAKFYSFLVLKKQQAIEVTQTEPYSDIIATAGPRFHLI; the protein is encoded by the exons ATGTTCTACGCCCACTTTGTCCTCAGCAAACGTGGGCCGCTGGCCAAGATCTGGCTAGCGGCCCACTGGGACAAGAAGCTGACCAAGGCCCATGTGTTTGAATGCAACTTGGAGAGCAGTGTGGAGAGCATCATTTCACCCAAG GTGAAGATGGCATTGCGTACATCAGGCCACTTGCTCCTTGGGGTGGTGAGAATCTACCACAGGAAGGCCAAGTACCTGCTTGCTGACTGTAATGAAGCCTTCATCAAGATCAAAATGGCTTTTAGGCCAG GTGTGGTGGATTTACCcgaggagaacagagaggcaGCCTACAATGCTATCACCCTACCCGAAGAGTTTCATGACTTTGACCAGCCACTTCCTGATCTGGA TGACATAGATGTTGCCCAGCAGTTCACTCTGAACCAGAGCAGAGTAGAAGAGATCACAATGAGGGAAGATGTTGGCAACCTCAGCCTCCTGCAGGACAATGACTTTG CTGACTTTGGTATGGATGACCGCGAGATGATGCGTGATGCCAGCACATTTGAGGAGGATATAATGCACGGTGCAACAGCCTCTAACCTTTTGCTCGAGGCTGAGCCTGGTCCAGCTAATCTCCCTGACAAGTCCAACCACATGGAATATGATGACTTTGGGGATGGCTCCATGGGCAACAGTGATGGGGGGATGCTGG TTGATAAGCTACTGAGCTCTGAAGATGGAGGTGGTATTTTTGACGACCCTCCAGCCATCACAGAAAGTGTCATGATGCCACCAGATCATGGAGACGATGAGGACGACTTTGACAACCTACAGTCAC CTGGTCCAGATAGCCCAGACTCTGGCCCAGCAGAGCCACTGCCAGCAATGGCTGACCAGACTGAACAGACTACTCTGGTTCATAATGAGGAGGAGGCCTTTGCCTTGGAGCCTATTGACATCACTG TGAAAGAGACCAAGGCTAAGCGTAAGAGGAAACTGATTGTGGACAGCGTGAAGGAGTTGGACAGTAAGACCATCAGGGCCCAGCTGTCTGACTACTCGGACATTGTCACCACCCTGGACCTTGCCCCTCCCACTAAGAAGCTCATGATGTGGAAGGAGACTGGAGGAGTGGAGaagcttttctctctgcctgctcaGCCTCTGTGGAATACAAGGCTGCTCAAG ATGTTCACGCGCTGCCTGACGCCTCTGGTGCCAGACGAGctgaggaaaaggagaaaggggGGTGAAGCAGACAGTCTGGATGAGTTCCTCAAGGAGCTCGAGAACCCTGAGGTGCCTCGCGAGGAGGTCTTGGGTCAGCACAGAGATGTTATTG ACCAGACTATCATGGAGGAGCCCAGTATGCTTGCAGCCTCTGCAATGGAGGGCAGCAGGACAACCCTGGATGAGACAGTCATGCCTCCTCCATCCACCCCCCGCGGTGTCAAACGCAAGACCCTCGACAAAGAGGGCACTCTTCCT ATGGCTTCCTtggagcagcaacagcaacaggtGGCTGACCGCTCAGTCGTGTCCCAGAGGTTAGACCTGCCTCAGGTGGATCTGCCCCCAGAAGAGACCAGCCTCAGCCTCACCCAGCTGGTCCCTGAGCTGGACCTGCTTGGGGAGAAAAGCAAAGACAAGAAGGAtgaaagtgatgaagaggag GAAGAGGAAGGTCAAGCTGGAGACCAGgatcaggaggagaagagatggaACAAGAGAACCCAGCAGATGCTTCACGGTCTCCAG CGTGTCATGGCTAAGACTGGTGCAGACTCCATCAGCCTGCTGGAATTGTGccgaaacaacaacaagaagcaGGCAGCCGCCAAGTTTTACAGTTTCCTGGTCCTCAAGAAGCAGCAAGCCATCGAGGTCACCCAGACTGAGCCCTACAGCGACATCATCGCCACCGCTGGACCAAGATTCCACCTTATTTAG